One Ricinus communis isolate WT05 ecotype wild-type chromosome 2, ASM1957865v1, whole genome shotgun sequence DNA segment encodes these proteins:
- the LOC8274651 gene encoding uncharacterized protein LOC8274651: MHSHQREDSFVIQIRGSNNEAIYHHQASTTSVSSSSKLNFSAMKLFNRFRKILMRLLFSIPNSHHHHHHGSSGTSKQRSCDKFDPPKTSCSSYYSSQSHYSEAIADCIEFLNRSSQEGILDGRKSDVMV, encoded by the coding sequence ATGCACAGCCATCAAAGAGAAGACAGCTTTGTTATACAAATAAGAGGAAGTAACAATGAAGCCATATATCATCATCAAGCTAGCACTACTTCTgtatcttcttcttccaagTTAAACTTCTCTGCAATGAAGCTTTTCAATCGCTTTCGTAAAATTCTTATGAGACTCTTGTTTTCTATCCCTAattctcatcatcatcatcatcatggTTCTTCAGGAACATCAAAGCAAAGAAGCTGCGACAAATTTGATCCTCCAAAAACTTCATGCAGCTCTTATTACTCTTCCCAGTCACACTACAGTGAAGCTATTGCGGATTGCATTGAGTTCTTGAATAGGTCTTCTCAAGAAGGGATTTTAGATGGTAGAAAATCTGATGTCATGGTTTGA
- the LOC8274650 gene encoding uncharacterized protein LOC8274650 codes for MALLTFLPEQTEHAKQPSKRKGKQQKQKQKQPSSWDQIKNLLTCKQIEGSSVHDPSKNSNNIGYSKLGSSCSSICSFRDIVHGNTRVVHRADNSPESSTVGQETGLLSRKATGGSSTRTLGGSGRSNGGATYSSHVSSSRGMQFRKLSGCYECHMIVDPSRYPAPRTTICTCAQCGEVFPKTESLELHQKVRHAVSELGPEDSGRNIVEIIFKSSWLKKDNPICKIERILKVHNTQRTIQRFEDCRDAVKTRALNSTKKNPRCAADGNELLRFHCTTLSCSLGARGSSSLCGSIPCCGVCTIIRHGFQGKECKGVRTTASSGRAHDSLLGCTDGRRAMLVCRVIAGRVKRVADDTPPAEEEALAAAGSYDSVAGYAGIYSNLEELFVFNPRAILPCFVVIYSALES; via the exons ATGGCTCTACTCACTTTCTTACCAGAGCAAACAGAGCATGCGAAACAACCGTCTAAGCGCAAGGGAAAGCAGCAAAAGCAAAAACAAAAGCAACCATCTTCATGGGACCAAATCAAGAACCTACTAACTTGCAAGCAGATCGAAGGATCAAGCGTACACGATCCATCAAAGAACTCTAATAATATTGGATACTCAAAACTAGGTTCTTCTTGTAGTTCCATATGCAGTTTCAGGGACATTGTACATGGCAACACAAGGGTTGTTCACAGAGCTGATAATTCACCTGAAAGTAGCACAGTGGGTCAAGAAACTGGTCTACTGAGTCGAAAAGCTACGGGTGGATCATCAACTCGGACGTTGGGTGGTTCAGGGAGATCCAACGGCGGCGCAACTTACTCCTCGCACGTATCATCTTCAAGAGGCATGCAATTCAGGAAGCTTTCTGGCTGTTATGAATGTCACATGATCGTTGATCCTAGCAG GTACCCAGCTCCAAGGACTACGATATGCACCTGCGCCCAGTGTGGAGAGGTATTCCCAAAGACTGAAAGCTTGGAGCTTCATCAAAAAGTTCGCCATGCCG TATCGGAGTTGGGCCCGGAGGACTCAGGTAGAAATATTGTTGAGATCATCTTCAAATCAAGCTGGCTAAAGAAAGATAATCCGATCTGTAAGATCGAACGTATACTAAAAGTCCACAACACGCAGCGCACAATCCAACGGTTCGAAGACTGTCGAGATGCAGTGAAAACACGTGCACTTAACAGTACCAAAAAAAATCCTAGGTGTGCAGCTGACGGTAATGAGCTACTAAGATTTCACTGTACGACACTTTCATGCTCGCTCGGCGCACGTGGCTCATCCAGCTTGTGTGGCTCGATTCCTTGTTGCGGTGTATGCACCATCATAAGGCACGGGTTTCAAGGCAAGGAGTGCAAAGGTGTACGCACCACGGCGAGTAGCGGCAGAGCCCACGATTCTCTGCTTGGTTGTACGGATGGGCGGAGGGCTATGCTTGTATGCCGTGTGATTGCTGGGAGAGTGAAGCGTGTGGCAGATGATACGCCGCCAGCTGAGGAAGAGGCGCTGGCAGCTGCTGGCTCGTATGATTCAGTAGCCGGGTATGCTGGGATTTACTCGAATCTTGAGGagttatttgtttttaatcCAAGGGCTATCCTTCCTTGCTTTGTCGTGATTTACAGTGCGCTTGAATCTTGA